One Malaclemys terrapin pileata isolate rMalTer1 chromosome 21, rMalTer1.hap1, whole genome shotgun sequence DNA window includes the following coding sequences:
- the S100A10 gene encoding protein S100-A10, whose product MPSQMEHAMETLMFTFHKYAGDKNYLTKEDLRVLMDKEFPGFLDNQKDPMAVDKIMKDLDQCRDGRVGFQSFFSLVAGLTIACNDYFVVHMKQKGRK is encoded by the exons ATGCCGTCTCAGATGGAACATGCCATGGAGACGCTGATGTTCACCTTTCACAAATACGCCGGCGACAAGAACTACCTGACGAAAGAAGATCTCCGGGTGCTGATGGACAAGGAGTTCCCTGGGTTTTTGGAT AACCAGAAAGACCCCATGGCCGTGGATAAAATCATGAAGGACCTAGACCAGTGCCGGGACGGCAGAGTCGGCTTCCAGAGCTTCTTCTCGCTAGTGGCTGGGCTGACCATCGCGTGCAACGACTACTTTGTGGTACACATGAAGCAGAAGGGGAGAAAATGA